Proteins from one Paenibacillus amylolyticus genomic window:
- the mscL gene encoding large conductance mechanosensitive channel protein MscL: MKGVLKEFKEFAVRGNVIDLAVGVIIGAAFGKIVTSLVNDIIMPPVGKLLGGIDFSQKIINLDGDIKTANGQDITTLAQANEAGATVIAYGQFINVMIDFLIVAFCIFMLVKGINYLKSKEHKKPEPQKTTKACKYCLSEIPAAATRCSHCTSELEAEGSGATA; encoded by the coding sequence ATGAAAGGCGTACTTAAAGAATTCAAGGAATTTGCCGTTCGCGGCAACGTCATCGATCTGGCGGTCGGTGTCATTATTGGGGCTGCTTTTGGTAAAATCGTCACATCCCTTGTGAATGATATCATCATGCCTCCGGTAGGGAAACTGCTGGGCGGAATTGACTTCAGTCAGAAAATCATCAATCTGGATGGGGATATCAAAACAGCAAACGGACAGGACATCACCACTCTAGCTCAAGCCAACGAAGCCGGGGCTACCGTGATTGCTTATGGACAGTTCATCAACGTCATGATTGATTTTCTGATCGTTGCATTCTGTATCTTCATGCTTGTGAAAGGCATCAACTATCTCAAAAGCAAAGAACACAAAAAGCCCGAGCCGCAAAAAACGACCAAGGCTTGCAAGTATTGCCTATCTGAAATTCCAGCTGCGGCTACCCGCTGCTCGCACTGTACTTCAGAGCTTGAAGCAGAAGGAAGCGGCGCAACGGCTTAA
- a CDS encoding NUDIX domain-containing protein: MTPERFDIYDDNQHWIGTALRSEVHAKGYWHRSFHCWIVRDEGEQRQVLFQRRRDIKDTFPGCYDITAAGHLTAGEQLQDASRELEEELGVHVSFDALTYLFTATQQLQGEVRGVPFVDREFSAVYGLCLNQPLEAYVLQPSEVDSLYEVPLDDLLALFRSEIDVIQATGIQTHPSNDHAAYEPERIVREIRATEFVPHGTAYYMDVLEALYHVPKD; the protein is encoded by the coding sequence ATGACCCCAGAACGTTTCGACATTTATGACGATAATCAACATTGGATCGGTACAGCGCTACGCAGTGAGGTCCATGCCAAAGGATACTGGCACCGTTCATTCCACTGCTGGATCGTGCGTGACGAAGGCGAGCAGCGACAGGTTCTTTTTCAGCGGCGGCGCGATATCAAGGATACCTTCCCCGGATGTTACGACATTACAGCAGCAGGTCATCTCACCGCAGGTGAACAACTGCAAGACGCTAGTCGTGAGCTGGAGGAAGAATTGGGTGTACATGTATCTTTCGATGCACTCACCTATCTATTCACGGCTACACAGCAGCTCCAAGGAGAGGTCCGTGGTGTCCCATTCGTCGATCGGGAATTCAGCGCGGTCTATGGATTATGTCTGAACCAGCCGCTTGAAGCCTACGTTCTTCAGCCCAGCGAGGTGGATAGCCTGTATGAGGTGCCACTGGATGATCTGCTCGCCTTATTCCGTAGTGAGATCGACGTCATTCAAGCTACCGGAATCCAGACGCACCCGTCAAACGATCATGCAGCTTATGAACCGGAGCGTATCGTTCGCGAGATTCGGGCAACGGAATTTGTGCCTCATGGCACAGCTTATTATATGGACGTGCTGGAGGCCCTGTATCACGTGCCCAAAGACTGA
- a CDS encoding zinc ribbon domain-containing protein gives MKLLQRIKDGANKATERAQHAVEIGKLNNQIVGLQQEQEVHFTDMGRIFYEGYRAQDMTRAEKEMVDLSQLCDELQDEIDGLRNKIAQLKNERLCECGHVASLDANFCPKCGRKLGEFKTPAPTVGAAGVAKATTAARQEAAVAQTQTHSPEPDFYDAPPELELEADEPYHTVIPSIADLETESEYNSTEFTQEEKEAFDAEWERRRDEEMQRERERQQELDERIRYWKENNPVVNTVDVQTEVSREMVNCQICAAELPKGSKWCPRCGAEQI, from the coding sequence ATGAAACTGCTTCAACGCATCAAAGACGGAGCGAACAAAGCAACAGAGCGTGCCCAGCACGCCGTTGAGATTGGGAAACTGAACAACCAGATTGTGGGCTTGCAACAGGAGCAGGAAGTCCATTTTACAGATATGGGTCGCATCTTCTATGAGGGTTATCGGGCACAGGATATGACCCGTGCGGAAAAAGAAATGGTGGATCTGTCGCAGCTCTGCGACGAATTGCAGGACGAGATTGATGGTTTGCGCAACAAGATTGCACAGCTCAAGAACGAACGGTTGTGCGAGTGTGGACACGTCGCTTCCCTGGATGCCAACTTCTGCCCGAAATGTGGGCGCAAGCTGGGTGAATTCAAGACACCAGCACCTACAGTCGGTGCTGCTGGCGTTGCAAAAGCGACCACAGCTGCGAGACAGGAGGCAGCTGTAGCGCAGACTCAGACCCATAGTCCGGAGCCGGACTTCTACGATGCGCCACCTGAACTGGAACTGGAGGCAGATGAGCCGTATCACACGGTCATTCCATCCATCGCCGATCTGGAGACGGAATCGGAGTATAACAGTACCGAGTTTACCCAGGAAGAGAAGGAAGCGTTCGATGCGGAGTGGGAACGTCGCAGGGATGAAGAGATGCAACGGGAACGCGAGCGTCAGCAGGAGCTGGACGAACGCATCCGCTATTGGAAAGAGAATAATCCGGTCGTGAACACGGTGGACGTACAGACCGAAGTATCACGCGAAATGGTGAATTGTCAGATTTGTGCAGCCGAGCTGCCCAAAGGTTCGAAATGGTGCCCGCGCTGCGGTGCTGAACAGATCTGA